CGCCGGTCGCCCAGCTGCTCGCGCAGGGTGGCCAGCCGGGCCTGGACGTCGGGCTGGGCCGCGCGCGCCCGAAGGCCCGGCCCGTCCACCCCGAGCGCGAACACCCCCACCCGGGTGGTGCGCCCGGCGTGGCGCACGGTGCGCGCCTGCCGGTCCACCTCGGCGCCGAGGAACCGCTCGCAGCAGTCCATGAACGCCGCGGCCCAGCGGTCGGTGAGGAAGCCCGCGACGTCACCGCCGAGCACGCCCTCGAGGACCGCGCGGCCCACCGGGTCGGGCAGCAGCGCGAAGTAGTCCGGCGGCGCCCAGGGGGTGTGCGAGAAGTGCAGGATCCGCAGGTCCGGCCGGCGCTCGCGCAGCAGCTGCGGCGCCAGCGTGAGGTGGTAGTCCTGCACGAGGACCCGCCCACCGGGGGCGGCCTCCTCGGCCAGCGCCTGCGCGAACGAGGCGTTGTAGTCCACGTAGGCGGCCCACTCGCGGGTGAACCGGTCGTCGAACACCGGGGTGGTGGGGGTGTCGAAGAGCAGGTGGTGCACGAACCACAGCGTCGAGTTGGCCACCGCGTTGTAGGCCCGGGAGAACGTGGTCGGGTCGATGTCCAGCATCCGCACCTGGGTGGACCCGTCCGGCGCCAGCCCGAGCCGGCCGCCCTGCGACCGGCGGACGGCGATCCGGTCGCCCTCGGTCAGCGCCGCGCACACCCAGACGGCGTCCCCGAGGGCGGACAGGCCCGAGATCAGCCCGCCGCCGCCGCGCGAGCTGCGCAGCGTGCCGTCGTCCGCGAGACGGAACGAGACCGGCCCCCGGTTGGAGGCCACCACCACCGCCGCTCCCGAACTCATGCTCCGACCCTAGGCGTTGGCCGCGGCGGGGCGCTGCCGGGTGCCGGGTAGCCGCCGGCGGGCAGCCCGGCGCGCCGCTCGAACACGTTCGCGGTGGCCGGGTCGCCGGCCCGCAGCCACGACCACCCGGACGCGGCCAGGTATGCGGGCAGGAACGGCAGCCCCAGCAGCCAGGCCCACTGGGTGGCGTGCCGGGCCTCGTGGGCGAGCAGGGTGCGCCGGGCGGCCAGCTCGTCGGCCGCCAGCCGGCTGACGACGACGTTGCCCACGGTGAACGCCGCGGCCGCCGGGAGGCGCAGCCGGTAGCCGCCGGCGAGCAGCAGCCGGTCCGGGCCGGGCACCGGCCGGGCGCCGCCGACCCGGGCGACGGCCAGCCCCAGCAGGGTGGCCCCGGTGGCCAGGTTGACGACCTCGCGCGCCCTCCCGGGCGTCATGCGACGGGGGTGGCCGCGTACTCGGGCACGCTGACCATGGGCGGTCGCTCCGGACGCTCGACGTCGTACGTGGTGACGACCAGCCGGTCGCCGTCGCGGCCGAACTGGGCCAGCGTCGGGCCCAGCGGCCCGCGCAGCCGCAGCCGGCCCTGCTGGTCCAGCCGGGCCAGCGCCGTCCGCCAGATCTCGCTGGCCATCCGGCCCAGCGCCGCGTCGTCCTGGTGCCGGTGGTGGCGCACCCCGAGGTCGACCTGGGCGATCGCGTCCAGGCCGAGCCGGTCGAAGGTGTCCACCAGCAGCCCCAGCTCCACGCCGTACCCGGTGGGGAACGGCAGCTGCTCCAGCAGCGACCGTCGGGCCGCGTACTCCCCGGCCAGCGGCTGCACCACCCCGGCCAGCTCGGGCCAGTGCAGGTTGAGCAGCGGGCGGGCGACCAGCTCGGTCACCCGGCCGCCCCCGGGCAGCACCAGCCCGCCCTCGCGCAGCGGCCGCTCGTAGACCGCCTTGACCAGCGCCACCCGAGGCTCGGTGAGCAACGGGCCGAGCAGACCCCGCACGTACGCCGAGCTGAACTCCTCCAGGTCGGCGTCGACGAACACGACCAGGTCGCCGCTCGTCGCGGCCAGCGACCGCCACAGCACCTCGCCCTTGCCGGGCAGCACCGGCAGACGCGGCAGCACGTCCCCCCGGAGCACCACCCGCGCCCCGGCGGCGGCGGCCACCTCGGCGGTGCGGTCGGTGCTGCCGGAGTCCATGACCACGAGCTCGTCGACCAGCGGGTGCGGCCCCCCGACCAGGTCGCGGCGGATCGCCTCGACGATCGGCCCGACCGTCGTCGCCTCGTCCAGCGCCGGCAGCACGACGCTCACCGTGGATGCGCCCTTGGCCGCGAGCAGCCGGGGGAACGGCCAGTCGGCGGCTGCCGAGGTGCGCAGCTCCAGCCAGCGCGCGACGTCGGGGCGCATGCCCCCAGTCTCGGTCCCCGGCCACGGCGGTGGCAAAGCGCGGACCGGGGCGTCGACCCGTTCGGCGGCAAATCGGTCCGAGGTTGTTCCCAGCGGGCCGCTCGATCGCTAGCCTCGGTCATCGCGATCCGCCGTCCGGTGGGATCAACGGGTCCAGCACAACAGGAGCGCACGATGCCGCAGGGCACAGTCAAGTGGTTCAACGCCGAGAAGGGCTACGGCTTCATCGCCATCGACGGCGGCGAGGACGTGTTCGTCCACTACAGCGCCATCGACATGGAGGGCTACAAGTCCCTCGAGGAGGGCGACCGGGTCGACTTCGAGGTCTCGCAGGGCCAGCGCGGACCGCAGGCGGACGGCGTCCACAAGGTCTGAGCGACCAGCCGATCAAGCCCGATCGACGGCCCGGCACCCCCACCAGGGTGCCGGGCCGTCGAGCTGGGCGGCGTCAGCGGTCGTCCGGGTCCTCCGGCAGGTGGTCGTCCTCGACCGCCTCGGCGATGAGCTGGTCGGTCTCGTCGATCACGTGCACCGCCGACTCCTCCGCACTCAGCCACCGCGTGTCGCCCTGGGCCAGGTGGGCGACCGACTCGGAGGTGGTGTCCTCGTGCGCCCCCTCGTCGTCCTCGACCAGCCGGCCCTCCGGCAGGGTCGGATCCCGGGGGCCGAACTGCTCGTCGTAGTTCTCGTCGTCCTCGGCCTCGACGGGACCAGCTTCCGGGTCGAGATACCAGGTGCCCTCGCCCATCGCGCACCTCCCGGTGTCCGTTCCCGGGACCGGTTTCCGCCCGGGAGATCCATCCTGCCCCGTTGGTGCCGGTCACGGCGAGGACCTTCGTCCCGGGCTGCCCCGTGGGCCCGGCGCGGGACCTTTCGCCTCATGCACACCCCCCGGCCGGCGTGGTGGTGTGGCTACCAGAGCGTGACGGACGCCGGGAGGTCGGCATGAGCTGGGAGACCATCCACAAGACCGAGAAGCCCGTGCTGGCTCCCCTGCTGGCCGACTACGAGGCGGTGCGGGCGACCTTCAGCTGGGCGGCCGAACGGGCCGCGCTCGACGGGCTCCCGGACGGCGGCCTGAACGCCGCCCACGAGGCCGTCGACCGGCACCTGCACGACGGCCACGCGGACCGGGTCGCGCTGCGGTTCCTCAGCGGGGACGGCGTCGACGAGGAGCTCAGCTACGCCGAGCTGGCCGAGCGGACCACCCGGTTCGCTGACCTGCTGGCCCGGCTCGGGGTGCGCGAGGGGGACCGCGTGTTCGGCCTGCTCGGCCGGGTCCCGGCGCTGTACGTCGCGCTGCTCGGCACCCTCAAGCGGGGCGCGGTGTTCTCCCCGCTGTTCAGCGCGTTCGGGCCGGAGCCGGTCGGGCAGCGGCTGGCCCTGGGCGGCGGCCGGGTGCTGGTGACCACGCCGTCGTTCTACCGGCGCAAGGTGGCCCCGGTCCGTGACCAGCTGCCCGCCCTGGAGCACGTGCTGCTCGTCGGCTCCGGGCCGGGGGCGGCCGACGTGCCGGGCGGGCACGACCTCGCGGAGCTGCTGGCCCAGGCCGACCCGCGGCGCCCGCTGGCGGCCACCCGCCCCGAGGACCCGATGCTGCTGCACTTCACCAGCGGCACCACGGGCGCCCCCAAGGGCGCCGTGCACGTGCACGACGCGGTGGTGGCCCACCACGCCACGGCCCGCTACGTGCTCGACCTGCACGACGAGGACGTGTTCTGGTGCACCGCCGACCCCGGCTGGGTCACCGGCACCTCCTACGGCGTGCTGGCGCCGCTGACCTGCGGGGTCACCTGTGTGGTCGACGAGGAGGAGTACGACACCGACCGCTGGTACCGGATCCTCGAGGAGCAGCGGGTCACCGTCTGGTACACCGCGCCCACCGCGCTGCGGATGCTCATGAAGGCCGGCACGGAGCACGCCCGCGGCCACGACCTCACCGCGCTGCGGCACGTGGCCAGCGTGGGCGAGCCGCTCAACCCCGAGGTGGTCGTGTGGGGGCAGGAGGCGTTCGGCCGGCCGGTGCACGACACCTGGTGGCAGACCGAGACCGGCGCCATCATGATCGCCAACTACGCCAGCGCGGAGATCCGGCCCGGGTCGATGGGCCGCCCGGTGCCCGGCATCGAGGCCGCCATCGTCGCCAGGGACGTGCACGGCGACCCGGTCACCGGGCCGGACGGCGAGCCGGTCATGGTCACCGAACCGGGCGCCGACGGAGAGCTGGCCCTGCACGCCCCGTGGCCGTCGCTCATGCGCACCTATCTCAACGACGACACCCGCTACCGCAAGGCGTTCATCGGCTCCTGGTACCTCACCGGCGACCTGGCCCGCCGCGACGCCGACGGCTGGTTCTGGTTCGTCGGCCGTGGCGACGACGTCATCAAGTCGGCCGGGCACCTGATCGGGCCGTTCGAGGTGGAGAGCGCGCTCATGGAGCACCCCGCGGTCGCCGAGGCCGGCGTGATCGGCGTCCCCGACCCGATGGCCGGCGAGGTGGTCAAGGCGTTCGTGGCGCTGCGGCCGCCGTACGAGCCGACCGACGAGCTGCGGCTGGAGCTCATCGGCTTCGCCCGCAAGCGGCTCGGCGCCGCGGTGGCGCCGCGCGAGATCAGCTTCTCCCAGGACCTGCCCAAGACCCGCAGCGGAAAGATCATGCGCCGGCTGCTCAAGGCCCGTGAGCTCGGCCTGCCGGAAGGCGACCTGTCGACCCTCGAGGGAGGCCCCCGATGACCACGATGACGGCGGTGGACCGGGAGACCGGCCTGGCCCTGTACCGGGCGATGCTGCGGGTGCGCCGTTTCGAGGAGCGGTGCGTGCAGCTGTACAGCGCGGCCCGCATCCGCGGGTTCTTGCACCTGTACATCGGCGAGGAGGCGGTCGCCGTCGGGGTGCTGCCGCACCTGCGGGACGACGACGCCGTCGTGGCCACCTACCGGGAGCACGGGCAGGCGCTGGTCCGCGGCGTCCCGATGGACTCGATCATGGCCGAGATGTTCGGCAAGGTCGAAGGCTGCAGCCGGGGCCGGGGTGGCTCCATGCACCTGTTCGACGCCGACCACCGGTTCTACGGCGGCAACGGGATCGTCGGCGGCGGGCTGCCGCTGGCCGTGGGGCTGGCCCTGGCCGACCGGATGCAGGGCCGCGACCGGGTCACCGTGTGCTTCTTCGGCGAGGGCGCCATGGCCGAGGGCGAGTTCCACGAGTCGCTGAACCTGGCCGCGCTGTGGAAGCTGCCGGTGCTGTTCCTGTGCGAGAACAACCTGTACGCCATGGGCACCGCGCTGGAGCGGTCGGAGTCGGAGACCAACCTGCCGCTCAAGGCCGCTTCCTACGAGGTGCCGGCCTGGACGGTGGACGGCATGGACGTGCTGGCCGTGAACGAGGCGGCCGCGCGGGCCGTCGAGCTGGTGCGCGACGGCGGCGGACCGGTGTTCCTCGAGGCCCGCACCTACCGGTTCCGGGCGCACTCCATGTACGACCCGGACCGCTACCGGGAGAAGGCCGAGATCGAACAGTGGCGGCAGCGCGACCCGATCCTGCTGCTCGGCGAGCGGCTGACCGCCGACGGGCTGCTCACCGACGCCGACATCGAGGCGGCCGAGCAGGACATCACCACGGAGATCGACGCCGCCGTCGCGTTCGCAGAGGCGGGGACCGACGAGCCGGTGGACCAGCTGCTCCGGTTCGTGCACACCGAGCGGGAGCAGTCATGACCGCCGCGCCGGCACCGGCCCAGCAGGTGAAGACCACCTACCGGGAGGCGCTGCGGGCCGCGATCCGGGACGCGATGACCCGCGACGAGCGGGTGTTCCTCATGGGCGAGGACGTCGGCCCCTACGGCGGCGGCTTCGGGGTGAGCCTGGGGCTGTACGAGGAGTTCGGCCCCGAGCGGATCCGGGACACCCCGCTGTCGGAGTCCGCGTTCGTCGGCGCCGGCATCGGTGCGGCGCTGGGCGGGATGCGGCCGATCGTGGAGATCATGACGGTCAACTTCTCGATGCTGGCGCTGGACCAGATCGTCAACACGGCCGCTTCGCTGCTGCACATGAGCGGCGGGCAGTTCAACGTGCCGCTGGTGATCCGGATGACCACCGGCGCCGGGCGGCAGCTGGCCGCGCAGCACTCGCATTCGCTGGAGAACTGGTACGCGCACGTGCCCGGGCTGCGGGTGCTCGCCCCGGCCACGCTGGAGGACGCGCGCGGCATGCTCTGGCCGGCGCTGCTCGACCCCGACCCGGTCGTCATCTTCGAGCACGGCTCGCTGTACAACGAGGGCGGTGAGCTGGCCGCCGACGCGGGGGACGTCGACATCGAACGGGCCGCCGTCCGCCGGGCCGGGGACGACGTCACGGTGGTCACCTACAGCGGGTCGCTGCCCAAGGCACTCGAGGCCGCCGACCAGCTCGCGGCCGACGGCGTCGCTGCGGAGGTCATCGACCTGCGGGTGCTGCGCCCGCTGGACGACGCGGCGCTGCTGGCCTCGGTCCGCCGCACCCACCGGATGGTCGTGGTGGACGAGGGCTGGCGGTCCGGCTCGCTGGCCGGCGAGATCGCCGCGCGGGTGACCGAGGAGGCGTTCTACGACCTCGAGGTGCCGGTCGCCCGGGTGTGCAGCGCCGAGGTGCCGATCCCGTACGCCCGGCACCTGGAGCTGGCCGCGATCCCGTCGGTCGAGCGGATCGTGGCCGCGGTCCGCGAGGTGGTGCACGGCCATGGCTGAGTTCAAGATGCCCTCCCTCGGCGCGGACATGGACGAGGGGACCGTCATCGAGTGGCTGGTCAAGCCCGGCGACCCGGTGCACCGCGGCGACGTGGTCGCAGTCGTCGACACGGCGAAGTCGGCCATCGAGGTGGAGATCTTCGAGGACGGCG
The genomic region above belongs to Actinomycetes bacterium and contains:
- a CDS encoding glucosyl-3-phosphoglycerate synthase, with amino-acid sequence MRPDVARWLELRTSAAADWPFPRLLAAKGASTVSVVLPALDEATTVGPIVEAIRRDLVGGPHPLVDELVVMDSGSTDRTAEVAAAAGARVVLRGDVLPRLPVLPGKGEVLWRSLAATSGDLVVFVDADLEEFSSAYVRGLLGPLLTEPRVALVKAVYERPLREGGLVLPGGGRVTELVARPLLNLHWPELAGVVQPLAGEYAARRSLLEQLPFPTGYGVELGLLVDTFDRLGLDAIAQVDLGVRHHRHQDDAALGRMASEIWRTALARLDQQGRLRLRGPLGPTLAQFGRDGDRLVVTTYDVERPERPPMVSVPEYAATPVA
- a CDS encoding cold-shock protein; protein product: MPQGTVKWFNAEKGYGFIAIDGGEDVFVHYSAIDMEGYKSLEEGDRVDFEVSQGQRGPQADGVHKV
- a CDS encoding alpha-ketoacid dehydrogenase subunit beta gives rise to the protein MKTTYREALRAAIRDAMTRDERVFLMGEDVGPYGGGFGVSLGLYEEFGPERIRDTPLSESAFVGAGIGAALGGMRPIVEIMTVNFSMLALDQIVNTAASLLHMSGGQFNVPLVIRMTTGAGRQLAAQHSHSLENWYAHVPGLRVLAPATLEDARGMLWPALLDPDPVVIFEHGSLYNEGGELAADAGDVDIERAAVRRAGDDVTVVTYSGSLPKALEAADQLAADGVAAEVIDLRVLRPLDDAALLASVRRTHRMVVVDEGWRSGSLAGEIAARVTEEAFYDLEVPVARVCSAEVPIPYARHLELAAIPSVERIVAAVREVVHGHG
- a CDS encoding DUF5709 domain-containing protein, encoding MGEGTWYLDPEAGPVEAEDDENYDEQFGPRDPTLPEGRLVEDDEGAHEDTTSESVAHLAQGDTRWLSAEESAVHVIDETDQLIAEAVEDDHLPEDPDDR
- a CDS encoding trehalose-6-phosphate synthase, translating into MSSGAAVVVASNRGPVSFRLADDGTLRSSRGGGGLISGLSALGDAVWVCAALTEGDRIAVRRSQGGRLGLAPDGSTQVRMLDIDPTTFSRAYNAVANSTLWFVHHLLFDTPTTPVFDDRFTREWAAYVDYNASFAQALAEEAAPGGRVLVQDYHLTLAPQLLRERRPDLRILHFSHTPWAPPDYFALLPDPVGRAVLEGVLGGDVAGFLTDRWAAAFMDCCERFLGAEVDRQARTVRHAGRTTRVGVFALGVDGPGLRARAAQPDVQARLATLREQLGDRRCIIRVDRTELSKNIVRGLDAYRELLHRYPQWRGKVTHLAFAYPSRHDLPVYREYTAAVQRTADAVNDEFGTPDWRPVVLHVEDDYPRSLAAYIVADVLLVNPLRDGMNLVAKEAPVLAERGCAVVLSREAGAAAELGPDALLVNPFDVIETAEALHTALSMPPEQRAAACQRLAATATVLPPLLWLTAQLEALAR
- the acsA gene encoding acetate--CoA ligase, which codes for MSWETIHKTEKPVLAPLLADYEAVRATFSWAAERAALDGLPDGGLNAAHEAVDRHLHDGHADRVALRFLSGDGVDEELSYAELAERTTRFADLLARLGVREGDRVFGLLGRVPALYVALLGTLKRGAVFSPLFSAFGPEPVGQRLALGGGRVLVTTPSFYRRKVAPVRDQLPALEHVLLVGSGPGAADVPGGHDLAELLAQADPRRPLAATRPEDPMLLHFTSGTTGAPKGAVHVHDAVVAHHATARYVLDLHDEDVFWCTADPGWVTGTSYGVLAPLTCGVTCVVDEEEYDTDRWYRILEEQRVTVWYTAPTALRMLMKAGTEHARGHDLTALRHVASVGEPLNPEVVVWGQEAFGRPVHDTWWQTETGAIMIANYASAEIRPGSMGRPVPGIEAAIVARDVHGDPVTGPDGEPVMVTEPGADGELALHAPWPSLMRTYLNDDTRYRKAFIGSWYLTGDLARRDADGWFWFVGRGDDVIKSAGHLIGPFEVESALMEHPAVAEAGVIGVPDPMAGEVVKAFVALRPPYEPTDELRLELIGFARKRLGAAVAPREISFSQDLPKTRSGKIMRRLLKARELGLPEGDLSTLEGGPR
- the pdhA gene encoding pyruvate dehydrogenase (acetyl-transferring) E1 component subunit alpha; this encodes MTTMTAVDRETGLALYRAMLRVRRFEERCVQLYSAARIRGFLHLYIGEEAVAVGVLPHLRDDDAVVATYREHGQALVRGVPMDSIMAEMFGKVEGCSRGRGGSMHLFDADHRFYGGNGIVGGGLPLAVGLALADRMQGRDRVTVCFFGEGAMAEGEFHESLNLAALWKLPVLFLCENNLYAMGTALERSESETNLPLKAASYEVPAWTVDGMDVLAVNEAAARAVELVRDGGGPVFLEARTYRFRAHSMYDPDRYREKAEIEQWRQRDPILLLGERLTADGLLTDADIEAAEQDITTEIDAAVAFAEAGTDEPVDQLLRFVHTEREQS